The nucleotide sequence NNNNNNNNNNNNNNNNNNNNNNNNNNNNNNNNNNNNNNNNNNNNNNNNNNNNNNNNNNNNNNNNNNNNNNNNNNNNNNNNNNNNNNNNNNNNNNNNNNNNNNNNNNNNNNNNNNNNNNNNNNNNNNNNNNNNNNNNNNNNNNNNNNNNNNNNNNNNNNNNNNNNNNNNNNNNNNNNNNNNNNNNNNNNNNNNNNNNNNNNNNNNNNNNNNNNNNNNNNNNNNNNNNNNNNNNNNNNNNNNNNNNNNNNNNNNNNNNNNNNNNNNNNNNNNNNNNNNNNNNNNNNNNNNNNNNNNNNNNNNNNNNNNNNNNNNNNNNNNNNNNNNNNNNNNNNNNNNNNNNNNNNNNNNNNNNNNNNNNNNNNNNNNNNNNNNNNNNNNNNNNNNNNNNNNNNNNNNNNNNNNNNNNNNNNNNNNNNNNNNNNNNNNNNNNNNNNNNNNNNNNNNNNNNNNNNNNNNNNNNNNNNNNNNNNNNNNNNNNNNNNNNNNNNNNNNNNNNNNNNNNNNNNNNNNNNNNNNNNNNNNNNNNNNNNNNNNNNNNNNNNNNNNNNNNNNNNNNNNNNNNNNNNNNNNNNNNNNNNNNNNNNNNNNNNNNNNNNNNNNNNNNNNNNNNNNNNNNNNNNNNNNNNNNNNNNNNNNNNNNNNNNNNNNNNNNNNNNNNNNNNNNNNNNNNNNNNNNNNNNNNNNNNNNNNNNNNNNNNNNNNNNNNNNNNNNNNNNNNNNNNNNNNNNNNNNNNNNNNNNNNNNNNNNNNNNNNNNNNNNNNNNNNNNNNNNNNNNNNNNNNNNNNNNNNNNNNNNNNNNNNNNNNNNNNNNNNNNNNNNNNNNNNNNNNNNNNNNNNNNNNNNNNNNNNNNNNNNNNNNNNNNNNNNNNNNNNNNNNNNNNNNNNNNNNNNNNNNNNNNNNNNNNNNNNNNNNNNNNNNNNNNNNNNNNNNNNNNNNNNNNNNNNNNNNNNNNNNNNNNNNNNNNNNNNNNNNNNNNNNNNNNNNNNNNNNNNNNNNNNNNNNNNNNNNNNNNNNNNNNNNNNNNNNNNNNNNNNNNNNNNNNNNNNNNNNNNNNNNNNNNNNNNNNNNNNNNNNNNNNNNNNNNNNNNNNNNNNNNNNNNNNNNNNNNNNNNNNNNNNNNNNNNNNNNNNNNNNNNNNNNNNNNNNNNNNNNNNNNNNNNNNNNNNNNNNNNNNNNNNNNNNNNNNNNNNNNNNNNNNNNNNNNNNNNNNNNNNNNNNNNNNNNNNNNNNNNNNNNNNNNNNNNNNNNNNNNNNNNNNNNNNNNNNNNNNNNNNNNNNNNNNNNNNNNNNNNNNNNNNNNNNNNNNNNNNNNNNNNNNNNNNNNNNNNNNNNNNNNNNNNNNNNNNNNNNNNNNNNNNNNNNNNNNNNNNNNNNNNNNNNNNNNNNNNNNNNNNNNNNNNNNNNNNNNNNNNNNNNNNNNNNNNNNNNNNNNNNNNNNNNNNNNNNNNNNNNNNNNNNNNNNNNNNNNNNNNNNNNNNNNNNNNNNNNNNNNNNNNNNNNNNNNNNNNNNNNNNNNNNNNNNNNNNNNNNNNNNNNNNNNNNNNNNNNNNNNNNNNNNNNNNNNNNNNNNNNNNNNNNNNNNNNNNNNNNNNNNNNNNNNNNNNNNNNNNNNNNNNNNNNNNNNNNNNNNNNNNNNNNNNNNNNNNNNNNNNNNNNNNNNNNNNNNNNNNNNNNNNNNNNNNNNNNNNNNNNNNNNNNNNNNNNNNNNNNNNNNNNNNNNNNNNNNNNNNNNNNNNNNNNNNNNNNNNNNNNNNNNNNNNNNNNNNNNNNNNNNNNNNNNNNNNNNNNNNNNNNNNNNNNNNNNNNNNNNNNNNNNNNNNNNNNNNNNNNNNNNNNNNNNNNNNNNNNNNNNNNNNNNNNNNNNNNNNNNNNNNNNNNNNNNNNNNNNNNNNNNNNNNNNNNNNNNNNNNNNNNNNNNNNNNNNNNNNNNNNNNNNNNNNNNNNNNNNNNNNNNNNNNNNNNNNNNNNNNNNNNNNNNNNNNNNNNNNNNNNNNNNNNNNNNNNNNNNNNNNNNNNNNNNNNNNNNNNNNNNNNNNNNNNNNNNNNNNNNNNNNNNNNNNNNNNNNNNNNNNNNNNNNNNNNNNNNNNNNNNNNNNNNNNNNNNNNNNNNNNNNNNNNNNNNNNNNNNNNNNNNNNNNNNNNNNNNNNNNNNNNNNNNNNNNNNNNNNNNNNNNNNNNNNNNNNNNNNNNNNNNNNNNNNNNNNNNNNNNNNNNNNNNNNNNNNNNNNNNNNNNNNNNNNNNNNNNNNNNNNNNNNNNNNNNNNNNNNNNNNNNNNNNNNNNNNNNNNNNNNNNNNNNNNNNNNNNNNNNNNNNNNNNNNNNNNNNNNNNNNNNNNNNNNNNNNNNNNNNNNNNNNNNNNNNNNNNNNNNNNNNNNNNNNNNNNNNNNNNNNNNNNNNNNNNNNNNNNNNNNaaggaaggaaggaaggaaggaaggaaggaaggaaggaaggaaggaaggaaggaaggaaggaaggaaggaaggaaggaaggaaggaagataaaatgGATGTTTGGGTAGAAAAACAAGACAGACAAGCATGTAGATGGATAGGATGATAGATACATCAATGGACGGATGGATAGATAACTATATCAATATCAGAGACATATCGATAGAAATGGGacagagacagataaatagacagacataCCGATAGACATActgatagacagacaggcagaccgACAGATAGATATCTCGGGCTTAACGTGATATAAGAAAATAGAGAATCAAGGCCAAGGCCGATTCTGAACCACGTGACACCAGGTCGCGAGCCTAGCACGTCTCGTTTGGAGCAGCATGCGCAGGCGCCTTAAAGACACGGGAAGCAGGAAGTTTAGCTGAGGCACAGGGGCAGGACGAGCGTGGCTTTCCCGTGGCCAATAAGCGTAGGGGGAGGGTCACGTCGTGCGTCGGCCAATGGCTAGGAAGGAGTACGCCTCCTTGCCGGCCCCCGGAAGTGCTTCGGCTTCCACGGAGGGTTGGGTGTGCCTGAGCGGTAGCAGGCAGCAATTTctgttcctctctttctctctccgtGCCTGCCACCGCCGTCATGGTGCGCAAGCTCAAGTTCCACGAGCAGAAGCTCCTGAAGAAGGTCGACTTCCTGAACTGGGAGGCCACGGACCACAACCTGCATGAGCTGCGCGTGCTGCGGCGCTACCGGCTGGAGCGGCGGGAGGACTACACGCGCTACAACCGGCTGAGCCGCACCGTGCGGGACCTGGCGCGGCGCCTGTGCGACCTGCCCGAGAACGACCCCTTCCGTGTTCAAGCCTCGGCCGCGTTGCTCTCCAAGCTGTACGCCATGGGGCTCGTGCCCACGCAGTCGTCCCTGCAGCTGTGCGACTCAGTCACCGCGTCGTCTTTCTGCCGCCGCCGCCTGCCAGTCGTGCTCGTGAAGTTGCGCATGGCCCAGCATCTACGTGCCGCCGTCACCTTCGTGGAACAGGGTCACGTGCGCGTGGGCCCACACGTGGTCACCGACCCCGCCTGCCTCGTCACGCGTGCCATGGAGGACTTCGTCACCTGGGTGGACTCCTCCAAGATCAAGCGGCACGTGCTCAACTACAGCAACGAGCGCGACGACTTCGACCTGGATGCCTAGGGCCCCTCCCCACGATGCTTTTGGGAACCATCCTGGGGCGCAGAAGCTGCCGAAAAAGAGACTTTGAGCAAAGTATATACCCTTAGTTTTCCCTTGATGTGGCTGGCAGGAGTGCAGCCTGCAGGAATCCGCTCTAGAAAACAGCAAAAGAACTTTAACATTTACTTAATAAAGAGGGTCTGGATGACCTGAGTGGCTGGCTATTAAGTCTTTTTTCCATACCCGGCCAACTGGACCTTGCTTTGTGTGGCAGCTCTGTTGagggaattgtttttttttttttgtttgtatgtttttttaaatagctagGAAGCAAGGTGGATAGGGGACCAAGCCTGGAGTGGCCTAGGTTCACTGTGGCcgcagacacctcctagctgggtgaccctgtagGAGGCACataatgcctagcccttactactcttttgtcttggaaccaatacaccgtattgatgctaagatggaagataagggttttcaaaataaagaataacTACCAGGGCAGTAGGTACCAAggtagatagaatgccaagcctggagttgggttCCAAGGTGgtctcatacttcctagctgtgtgactcagggcaagctgcttaacctcattttctagcccttgtctttctatcttagaattgttactaagaagTTATggtgttatttttttcaaactagTTATGATAgttttataacatttaaaaatatagctaCAATTATGTTAATTCTTAATTTGGTAATAGTGATAATAGGCTTTCcataaggcaactctttggagcCCTCTGGTCTCTGAGAACAGAGACACCAAGTTTCTTtgggcttttttcccccttggaatCCCATTTTTTAGAAAATGGGTCTCAGCTGGAGTCTTCTTTGGAATAGAGAGAGATGAGGTGAATTGATAAATAGCTGTGGGGAATTTTGTCAGAATTGCattatgagggggcagctgggtagctcagtggattgagagctaagcctagagacgggaggtcctaggttcaaatccggcctcagacactgcccagctgtgtgaccttgggcaagtcacttgacccctattgcttacccttaccactcttccacctataagtcaatacacagaaattaagggtttaaaataaaaaaaaaattaaaaaaaagaaaaaaaagaattgcattaTGAGCCTATTTGCTTTGGCTTCAAAATACTGATCCACCCTTCCTTAATCTATCTATTTACAAATCCTTTCTGCAGGAGCACAAATTTTGTCAGTGGGGTTCTCTGCAGGATTTTCTGTGGGCAAGAAAGGAACAAGaaacatttgatttctttacatCACATGCTATCCTATGATAAATTATTAGAATCAGGCTTAGACTTTCTGACACAATTACTATATATTCATAGTTTACCTCAGGCTCTTGGACACATAGGAAATTTAGCACCTAAAAATTTTAGCTACAGTAATTTGAGATGTTACAGGAAAGTACTCTGAGGAACTTGAATTCAGaacacctgggtttgaatcccttttttttccccctatgacCAAGTTGCACAGCTGCAGGGACAACTGCCTGGGCATTTGCAACTCAGATCTTGGAGCTGAAGGTCtttgaattcctttttccttgataGGAAAATGGGATTTGTTCTTTGGAGAGGGCCGAGGATTAGCATGCTAATAACACTAAGGTTAAGGGACATGTTTAGGGCCACATAACATAGCCAGAACCTGTCAGGCAGAACTACCCCTGTCAGAAGGAAGAATCTGGTCTTGATCCCCATGATGCACCTTCTAGATAATCTCTTGAGGCTTTAACATTCTGTGAAAAGATCATTTTGTTTTAGATTTGCCTTTTCAGTGGGAAATTCAACACTATCCTTTGCTGATGATCAGCAAAGCCCCATAGCAGGTTACTAGACCTTCAGTGAACTCTCACTTTATCTTATAGGGAGTTTGTGCTCCAGACTATTACACACAGGAGGAGCTCAAGGAGGGTGCTCATTGTCGGCATGGAACTGGAACATTCTGAAAGGTGGTTGGCCTTGAGACCATGGCTAGGATTGGGATGGGCAGAAAAGGGACTGGAGATGAATGAGAAAAGGAGCGGGTAATTGAGATCCCTATCTTAAGGGAGTAATGATAGGAACTGACAGTGAGTGTGTTCAAGTCTACAGAGTGTATAGGGCCTCTCATGGCAAACGTGAGCTTGGTAatgtgattattatccccattaaacAAACAGAAAAGTTACTTGATTTGTCTAGGGATACTGCAAGTAACTCAGAGGTAGCAATTGACCCCAGGTCTCCCTGAATCTAAAGTCAGAACTTACACACAAAGTTAGCAGTTATGCCCTGGAACAATAGTACAGACTGTCTGACAGTCAATAGGGAAATGCTTCAGTCACTGTCACAGTTCACAACTCCTTCATGacttccttctttaaaaattactatggtggggggcagctaggtggcttattgagagccaggcctagagacatgaggtcctcagttcaaatctggactcaagatacttcctagctatgtgacactgggcaagccacttaacctccattgtctagcccttaccactctggctttgattacacagtattgattataggagggaaggtaaaaggttttttaaaaaattgctataaGCAATTGGAATGGCTTTCTTCAAATTTAGTCAGGTTGGGCTCTACTTATCTCTAGCTTGGATTAGTGCAATATCCTCTTATTTGGTCTTTCTGTCTCAAGTCCCTCCCCTCTCCAGTCCATCCATCAAAAAACATCTGCCAAACGGAATTTCCTTAAGTATGTAACCGCCCCCACCCTTTCACCTCTAATCTCCAGGGGGCTTCTTATGACCTCTAGAATCTAATATCAactctgacatttaaagctcaTCCCAACCTAGCCCCTTGTGACctctgtttattcttttcttataCTTATCCCACTCACTTCACAATTCATACTCTATCTCTTGTCTCCATCTTTGCCTCATCTCAGAAATGTCCCCTCTCCACTACTgggaatccctggtttccttcataaCTAACCCATTAGCTACTAGTGGTTTCCTATCTAATGCttccttgtattcattttgtagttACTCTGTCTATTCTGAGCTATTATTCCAAATATACTTCATTTAGACATATTTTCTCCTCTGGTAGAACCTGGGCTCCTTAAAGGTAGGTACTCTCACTTTTGTCTCTAGCTTCAGCCTTAGCACTTAGTACTTCAGGATTGACATTCTGCCTTTTCAGCTTAGTAGGACCTGCCAAAGCTTGCAATCTAATgtactcttctttctttaaacccttaccttccattttagaatcaacactaaatattataaatataaaataaagttccaaggcagaagagtggtaagggctgggcaatggggattaagtgacttgtccattcacacagctaggaagtatccatcTAATTGCCCCTAATATACTCTTTTATGTGTCTTACAGGGCAAGAATAGTATGAGAAAGAATTTCCCAAAAGCTAAACTCTGCCCACAACATGCAATGGGCTGCTTCACAGACACTGATGTCCCTAGGACCAAAAGGATTGAATCAGAGACCCAGTTACCTCTTGTGAGAGAAGTAACAAGTTATACACATCTTGCCCAAATCTCTCTGATGAACCTGCTACTCTATATGGCTAATATTTGGATGCCTAATAGGTATCTCGAAATCAACATGACCAAAACAATTCATTATCTGCCCCCCAGACTTTTTCTATTCAGGACCCTCCAACTCTTCTTGTCATCCAGGTTCAAAACCCTATAGTTGGGGCAATtcggtagctcaatggattgagagccaggcctggaaatgggaagtcctacattcaaatttgacttcagatgcttcttgtgtgtgaccctgggtaagtcacttaaccccaattgcctaccccttactgctcttggaactaatacttagttcTTAGTagtacttagtgttgattctaaaatggaagtaagggtttatttaaaataaaaaccctgcagttatccttgactcttccttCTTTATCATCACAGGCCTTATCCAATCAGTCTGAATTCAATTCTGTAAGGAATAGTGTGGCAGTAAAAGCACAGTCAACCTTTTGTATAtcctaatatttaatattgaggGGTGGTTATCTACCTAGCCAGAGATTCTAAAATGTCATATTAAATTGTTTGTGCTAATATTTGTGGACAAAATAAGTAGATTTTTATACAACAAACCCTTCAGTTTTCAGAAGGAAAGAACAGAATTGTCATCACCAAGAGGTCTTTcaatcaagaaaatgtttttatttataaagagccAGAATTTTACTTCAAGAGGAAAAGCTTTCCTATCTTTGGCATCAGACCTTTCTGAAATTGTTCAACTAGTGGCCCCTTAGTAGGTGATATTCCAGAATATTGCTTCTGGTAGaccttgtttattttattttatattttattttattttactaagtAGGAAAGCTGTGATAGGACAACTAATTCACTAGGAGTCTGGAAGCCTAGATTCTAGTCCCAACTTTGCCATTGACTGACTctaatgtgtgaccttgggccaattACTTCATCTCTTTGACAtgcagttccctcatctgtaaaactggatgATGGAGGGACAGAGAGGAGTAGATTAGGTCACCTCCAaaaatcttccatctatgagattCTATTAGCTCTCTTGCCCTCATACCAATCGAAGAGTAAATGTTTTTTTAGTGCCTATTATTTGCAAGAGCACTGGGAATTCAAAGGCAAAGGTagtccctgttttcaaggaatttatattttcctttgggAATACAGAAAGTAAACAAATAAGCAAGTGTAAGGAGGGAGAGGGTTCTAACTGGGAACATCAGGGACAGTTTCTTGGAGGAGTGCAGCTTCagtgagccttgaaagaagataAGATAGTGAGATGCAGTGGGAAGAACATTGGAAGTGAAAAAAGTGCTTTGTTAACCTTTAAGATGCTACAGAAATGTGGGTTAGTATATAGACATTGCCTTCATTttgttgtttcagtcacgtctgccactttgtgaccccatttgaggttatTATTCCTCAAAACCTCTTTAAGTTTTTGCCTCAAATAAAATATTCCCAGGTTGAAGAAAACATCTGCTAATGTAggttccttcctcccccccccccccaaatttcctACTTTTGAATCTTACTCTTTGGCTGAATGTGGAAGAAAGTGTaaataaatttcatcttatttttgtaATTAACTGAATGCCACCCACCTTGATCTGTGAACTTTTTttgagggaagaagggggaatTTTCACAATGAGGATAAAGGATTGATCtaaacaatgatttaaaaaagaagaaaaatctagaCATAAAAAATTTCTAAGTTTCTATCAAAATTATGTGATCTACATCTGCTAGAGGCGGCAAAATCAAGGGCCAAGTTTGGAAGAGGTTAATTTGTCTGGGAAAAGGCAAAATGTCAAtaaatagaaaggcaaaagaaagagcCATTTAAATGGTGTCATTAATGAAGATACAATTATAGCTAAACCggttcctctctctttctctctctctctctctctctctctctctctctctcaccctctctgcctccccccaccattctccctcccactttttttttctggaacccTCAGAGAGAGAACTGGAACAAAAGAGCCAGTGAGCTGAAACTCATTTCTATTTGGGTTCATTTCAATGTGTGCAGTATAAGTGGCTGCTCTTATTGGTCTTCACTGTGCATAGTGAACCAGTTCCTACACTAACGTGAAGGCTTCAGTATTTTTCCCCAAAGCCAAACAAGCAGGCAGTGAAGTCAGATCTTTCCCAGCTCATGCAGTGTGAAGCACCTGACTTTAAGGAGGCCCTGGGGAATTTGAAAGGGCTTCAGATTCCGGCATAAGGAATCCATTTTAAATGACCAACAGGGGAAAGGAATGGTCACTTCTCTGGCCTCAGATTCTGGGGGTGGAACATCTCAGGGTACTTTGGAAGTTGGTGTTATtggttttgctgttgtttttgctGGAAGGGACAAGATTAGAGCCTGGGGAGCAATGAATAGCCTTTAGTATCATTAAAACATAATGCATAAAAAGGGGAACTTTCTAAGACTAGAAGGACTGACGGGAGCCAAATTATgaatggaggagaggggagagagattgCCCAGGCAGGATCAACATGAATTGATGTCATTTGTGCCTTGACTGAGACTTAATGAGTCAGTTGATGTTCTAGGTGCTATGTAATATAAAGCAAAGTTCTCTAGCATGTCACGTTTGGCCTCAGGCCCTCCTAGTCAGTTTAGTTAGGGAAATGAGGCATGTACAAAGGGAACCCCTCACTCTCACTTGCCCTGCATACCTAGGCATTTGCCAGATCTTGTTTCTGTCTCCACACCATCTCTcacctttccccctttctcttcactcacacaGCTTCCACCCTAGTTCAAGTTTCTCGGTGTCACATTTTGGTGATTTTCAAAATATTGCATTATTAGATCTGCTCTGGTGGTCTCTGATGTTAAAACTGTAACATTACTTTTATTTGGGGGGTACCATGAACCACACCCATGATAAGATATAAAACTTAATCAATAactgtttgtgtgtgtgctgGTTGCTTCACTGACCAgctcttctccatctctctttcacTCATTGGACCTCCCTGTTCCCTGTCTAATTTTGACCTGTCTGAAACCatcagcaggggcagctgggtggctcagtggctggagagccaggcttagaaacgggaggtcctaggttcaaatctgacctcagacactttctagctgtgtgaccctgggcaagtcacttaacccccatcgtctagcctttaccactcttctgctttagaaccaatacatagttctgccttggaaccaatacacagtattgattctaagacagaaggtttgggttttaaataaatgaaaccattagcaagcattatctgtactGGGGATAAATCAGTAGCCTTCCCAAGAAAGATtgggagtgaagcaaggatgtctattatcaccactactattcaatattgtactaaaaatgctagctatagcaataagaggagAAGAAATTGGAGGAATGAGAATAGGCagtgagaaaataaaactatcaatatTTTCAGATAATATGaaggtatacttagagaatcctagagaataaaccaaaaaaaaatagttgaaacaatcaacaactttagcaaagtttcaagaCACAACAATATTCAAATTAGACCAATTGATAACCCTACAGTGGCCTCTTAAGTgtccaagtgaaaggaagagtcaagcCATGGGCAAATTTCATTGTTATCTTATTTCAAGAGATGGCCACAGTCACCCCCTAACCATTAGCAACCACCACACTAATCAATTAGCAGCCATCAACATGTAAGCAAGTCTTTCCACTTAAAAGAAGATTGACTGGACAAAGGGTGCTTGggattttttagcaataaagtatttttaaattaaagtatgtacatttttagacataatacttTTGCAAATCTAATAGACTAcatactttttttatttgaaattttatttatttattttagagccttaacttcggtgtattgtctcataggtggaagagtagtaagggtgggcaatgggggtcaagtgacttgcccagggtcacacagctgggaagtggctgaggctgggtttgaacctaggacctcctgtctctaggcctgattctcactccactgagctacccagctgccccctgaaatttttatttaattaactaatttagaattttttctcatggttacatgatttgtgttcttcccctcccctcctcccaccctcctcccgaAGCCaagagcaattccactagattttacatatgtcattgctcaagatctatttccatattattaatatttgcattagaatgATCACTTAGATAGCTAtgtacttttttcactttatttccttcatgactttttaaatttattttttatttttattttgaatattttctcatagttacatgtttcatgttctttccctctccctcaaatccccctaaccctccttagctgacacacaattccactgggttttacacatatcactgattaagacctaattccatattattgatagttggactagagttatcatttaatgtctacatccccaataatatccccaccagcccatgtgttcaagcagttgtttttcttctgtgtttctcctcccacagttcttcctctgaatgtggctagttttctctctcataagtcctttagccttgctctagatccttgcattgctgctagtagagaagtcccatatgttcaattgtaccacagtgtatcagtctctgtgtaaaaggttctcctggttttgctcctttcactctgcatcaattcctggaggtctttccagttcacatggaattcctccagttcattattcctttgagcataataatattccatctccaacagataccacagttcgttcagccattccccaatcgaagggcatcccctcattttccaatttttttgccaccacaaagagtgtggctataaatatttttgtacaagtcttttttccttattatctctttggggtataaaccaagcggtgctgggttctttgggtttatcgtagactgtctattccactgatccttccttctgtctcttcaccaataccatattattttgatgactactgctttatagtacagtttaagatttggtactgctaggccaccttccttcatattttttttttcattatttcccttgatatttttggtcttttgttcttccaaatgaacttttttatagttttttctaagtcagtaaaaaagttttctgGTAacttgataggtatagcactaaataagtaaattaatttgggtgggatggtcatttttattatattagcttgtcctacccatgagcaattaatgtttttccaatt is from Gracilinanus agilis isolate LMUSP501 chromosome 2, AgileGrace, whole genome shotgun sequence and encodes:
- the IMP3 gene encoding U3 small nucleolar ribonucleoprotein protein IMP3 produces the protein MVRKLKFHEQKLLKKVDFLNWEATDHNLHELRVLRRYRLERREDYTRYNRLSRTVRDLARRLCDLPENDPFRVQASAALLSKLYAMGLVPTQSSLQLCDSVTASSFCRRRLPVVLVKLRMAQHLRAAVTFVEQGHVRVGPHVVTDPACLVTRAMEDFVTWVDSSKIKRHVLNYSNERDDFDLDA